In Zea mays cultivar B73 chromosome 7, Zm-B73-REFERENCE-NAM-5.0, whole genome shotgun sequence, the following proteins share a genomic window:
- the LOC100281536 gene encoding CSLF3 - cellulose synthase-like family F: protein MASPAPAGDAVYAANGGLTDPLLVSANGHGAAARKAGHGARGRYWVASDKAERRAAKESGGEDGRALLFRKYKVKGALLHPYRLLIIIRLVAVLAFFAWRIRHNKSDIMWFWTMSIVGDVWFGFSWLLNQLPKFNPVKTIPDLAALQRHFGYPDGGASRLPGIDVFVTTADPIDEPILYTMNCVLSILSVDYPVDRLACYLSDDSGALVLYEALAEVGKFAPLWVPFCRKYSIEPRAPESYFEHVAPPQAGRVTQEFLNDYRRVQMEYDEFKARLDNLPDAIRKRSDVYNSVRDAGGAQKATWMANGTQWPGTWIDPAENHRKGHHAPIAKVVLNHPSRGQHPITESNPSIATTDERLPMLVYVSREKNPGYDHNKKAGALNAQLRASALLSNAQLIINFDCDHYINNSQALSSAVCFMLDQRDGDNTAFVQFPQRFDNVDPTDRYGNHNRVFFDGTMLALNGLQGPSYLGTGCMFRRLALYGIDPPHCRAENITAEASRFGNSTIFLDSVSKALKNDRTITPPPIDDTFLAELERVVTCSYDKGTDWGKGVGYIYDIATEDIVTGFRIHGQGWRSMYCTMEHDAFCGVAPINLTERLHQIVRWSGGSLEMFFSHNNPFIGGRRIQPLQRVSYLNMTVYPVTSVFILIYALSPVMWLIPDEVYIQRPFTRYVVYLLVIIVMIHMIGWLEIKWAGVTWLDYWRNEQFFMIGSTSAYPMAVLHMAVNLLTKKGIHFRVTSKQTAADDNDKFADLYDFRWVPMLIPTMAVLICNVGAIGVALGKTVVYIGTWTAAKKMHAALGLLFNIWIMFLLYPFALAIMGRWAKRPIILVVLLPVVFALVALLYVGIHILLAGLIPF from the exons ATGGCTTCGCCGGCACCGGCGGGCGATGCCGTGTATGCGGCCAATGGCGGCCTCACTGACCCGCTTCTAGTGAGCGCGAACGGCCATGGTGCCGCCGCGAGGAAGGCTGGCCACGGCGCCAGGGGCAGGTACTGGGTGGCCTCCGACAAGGCCGAGAGGCGCGCTGCCAAGGAGTCCGGCGGTGAGGACGGCCGCGCGCTGCTGTTCCGGAAGTATAAGGTCAAAGGCGCCCTCCTGCACCCCTACAG GTTGCTGATCATCATCCGATTAGTCGCTGTCCTCGCCTTCTTCGCGTGGCGCATCAGGCACAACAAATCCGACATCATGTGGTTCTGGACAAtgtccatcgtcggcgacgtctggTTCGGCTTCTCGTGGCTCCTCAACCAGCTCCCAAAGTTCAACCCTGTGAAGACCATCCCAGATCTCGCCGCCCTCCAGCGGCACTTTGGCTACCCTGACGGCGGCGCCTCTAGGCTCCCCGGTATCGATGTTTTCGTCACCACTGCCGACCCCATTGATGAGCCCATACTCTACACCATGAACTGTGTCCTCTCCATCCTGTCTGTCGATTACCCAGTCGATCGGCTAGCCTGCTATCTCTCAGATGATAGTGGGGCGCTGGTTCTCTATGAGGCACTGGCCGAGGTCGGAAAGTTTGCGCCTCTATGGGTTCCGTTCTGCCGCAAGTACTCCATTGAGCCAAGGGCACCAGAAAGCTATTTTGAGCATGTGGCACCGCCGCAGGCTGGAAGGGTGACGCAGGAGTTCTTGAATGATTATAGGAGGGTGCAGATGGAGTACGATGAGTTCAAGGCGCGCTTGGACAACCTCCCTGATGCCATACGCAAGAGATCCGATGTTTACAATAGCGTGAgagatgcaggaggagctcaaaagGCAACTTGGATGGCAAATGGGACGCAGTGGCCCGGCACATGGATTGATCCAGCAGAGAACCATAGGAAAGGACACCATGCTCCAATTGCCAAG GTTGTGCTGAACCATCCAAGCCGTGGACAACACCCTATTACTGAAAGCAATCCCAGCATTGCCACCACTGATGAGCGCCTCCCAATGCTTGTTTACGTCTCTCGTGAGAAGAACCCAGGTTATGACCACAACAAGAAGGCAGGTGCCCTGAATGCACAGCTGCGGGCCTCTGCTCTCCTCTCTAATGCCCAACTCATCATCAACTTCGACTGCGACCACTACATCAACAACTCTCAAGCCCTAAGCTCGGCTGTGTGCTTCATGCTGGATCAACGGGACGGTGATAACACCGCATTTGTTCAGTTCCCACAGCGCTTCGACAATGTTGACCCCACGGACCGCTATGGTAACCACAATCGTGTCTTCTTTGATGGGACCATGCTTGCCCTTAATGGTTTGCAAGGGCCCTCATACCTCGGTACTGGTTGCATGTTCCGTCGCTTAGCACTCTATGGTATTGACCCACCCCACTGTAGAGCAGAAAACATCACGGCCGAAGCTAGCAGGTTTGGCAACTCCACAATCTTCCTAGATTCAGTGTCAAAAGCCCTGAAAAATGACAGGACAATCACACCGCCACCAATTGATGACACATTCCTTGCTGAGCTAGAGAGGGTTGTGACATGTTCTTATGACAAAGGTACTGACTGGGGCAAGGGTGTAGGGTACATCTATGACATAGCCACTGAAGATATAGTAACAGGATTCCGCATCCACGGGCAGGGGTGGCGCTCTATGTATTGCACAATGGAGCACGATGCGTTCTGTGGCGTTGCACCAATCAACCTAACTGAACGCCTCCATCAAATTGTGCGCTGGTCTGGTGGGTCTTTAGAGATGTTCTTCTCCCACAACAATCCATTCATCGGTGGTCGCCGGATTCAACCCCTTCAGCGTGTCTCCTACCTCAACATGACAGTCTACCCAGTCACATCAGTCTTCATCCTAATCTATGCTCTAAGCCCGGTGATGTGGCTTATCCCCGATGAAGTATACATCCAGAGACCATTCACTAGGTATGTCGTGTACCTTCTTGTAATCATCGTGATGATTCACATGATTGGCTGGCTTGAGATAAAGTGGGCGGGGGTCACATGGCTGGACTATTGGCGCAATGAGCAGTTCTTTATGATCGGCTCAACAAGTGCATATCCAATGGCAGTGCTGCACATGGCAGTGAACCTCCTCACAAAGAAGGGCATACACTTCAGGGTCACTTCCAAGCAAACAGCCGCGGACGACAATGACAAGTTCGCCGACCTTTATGATTTTCGATGGGTGCCAATGCTCATCCCAACAATGGCAGTTCTGATCTGCAATGTTGGTGCCATTGGTGTAGCCCTGGGCAAAACTGTGGTATACATTGGAACATGGACAGCGGCGAAGAAGATGCATGCAGCACTGGGTCTGCTGTTCAACATATGGATCATGTTTCTCCTCTACCCATTTGCACTAGCGATCATGGGGCGGTGGGCGAAGAGGCCAATCATCCTTGTAGTTCTGCTGCCGGTTGTCTTTGCACTTGTCGCGCTGTTGTATGTAGGTATCCATATCCTACTTGCTGGTCTGATTCCATTCTAG